In Paenibacillus sp. BIC5C1, a genomic segment contains:
- the mbcS gene encoding acyl-CoA synthetase MbcS gives MNFQQWISPETYNLTSEMENHPSDRVALRWLSDHKELEEITYGELLKQANRLAGGLRDLGLEKGDRVLVMVPRRIIAYVIYIACLKLGIAVIPSSEMLRAKDLEYRLRHSEARAVIVWSETTAEVEKINADLPALAHRIVASPNGDDSVPGEGWVNVHQLMKDQSDSMAAVETHRDDMAILAYTSGTTGNPKGVVHSHGWGYAHLRIASSLWLDIQPSDTVWATAAPGWQKWIWSPFLSVLGRGATGLVYNGSFQPKRYLELLQEHQINVLCCTPTEYRLMAKTDDLGHHDLSALRSAVSAGEPLNQEVIEIFQRHFDLTIRDGYGQTESTLLIGSLKDAPVRIGSMGQSITPGLIEIVNEEGQLVPAGEVGDIAVHKDMPALFRAYYQDEGRKEANQRGDYFVTGDRARKDEEGYFWFEGRSDDIIISSGYTIGPFEVEEALMKHASVKECAVVASPDEIRGNVVKAFVVLRDESLASPELARELQNHVKEWTAPYKYPRKIEFVTDLPKTNSGKIRRIELREQEKRKV, from the coding sequence AGAATCACCCGTCGGATCGGGTTGCACTTAGATGGCTAAGCGATCATAAAGAATTGGAAGAGATCACTTATGGTGAGTTATTAAAGCAGGCCAATCGTCTTGCTGGAGGTTTGCGTGATCTTGGTTTGGAGAAGGGTGACCGGGTGCTGGTCATGGTACCACGTCGAATTATTGCCTATGTCATATACATTGCCTGCCTGAAACTGGGCATTGCTGTTATTCCTTCTTCCGAAATGCTGCGTGCGAAAGATCTTGAGTATCGTCTTCGGCATTCCGAGGCCCGTGCTGTCATTGTCTGGTCCGAGACCACTGCCGAAGTTGAAAAGATAAATGCAGATCTGCCAGCATTGGCACATCGCATCGTTGCATCACCAAATGGTGATGATAGTGTACCTGGAGAAGGCTGGGTCAATGTACACCAGTTAATGAAAGACCAATCCGATTCGATGGCTGCGGTGGAAACACATCGTGACGATATGGCCATTCTCGCATATACCTCCGGTACGACTGGCAATCCAAAAGGCGTAGTACATAGTCATGGTTGGGGTTACGCCCATTTGCGGATCGCTTCATCGTTATGGCTGGATATTCAGCCTTCGGATACGGTGTGGGCAACGGCAGCACCGGGATGGCAAAAATGGATTTGGAGTCCGTTCCTGTCTGTACTCGGAAGAGGGGCGACCGGACTGGTCTACAATGGATCATTCCAACCCAAACGTTATCTGGAACTGCTGCAAGAGCATCAGATCAACGTCTTGTGCTGTACGCCGACGGAATATCGGTTAATGGCCAAAACAGACGATCTGGGCCATCATGATCTGTCCGCACTGCGCAGCGCCGTGTCTGCTGGTGAACCGTTAAATCAGGAAGTAATTGAAATTTTCCAGCGTCACTTTGACCTGACGATCCGGGACGGATATGGACAAACCGAGAGTACGCTGCTGATCGGCAGCTTGAAAGATGCTCCCGTACGAATTGGTTCTATGGGGCAGTCCATTACACCAGGCCTTATTGAGATCGTCAATGAAGAGGGACAACTTGTACCTGCTGGTGAAGTAGGAGATATCGCAGTGCATAAGGATATGCCAGCCTTGTTCCGTGCTTATTATCAAGATGAGGGACGGAAGGAAGCGAATCAGCGTGGGGATTATTTTGTAACTGGTGACCGCGCACGGAAAGACGAAGAAGGATACTTCTGGTTTGAAGGTCGCAGTGATGATATCATTATCAGTTCGGGTTACACGATTGGACCGTTCGAGGTGGAAGAAGCGTTGATGAAACACGCCAGTGTGAAGGAATGTGCCGTTGTCGCAAGTCCCGATGAGATCCGTGGTAATGTGGTGAAAGCATTTGTTGTGCTGAGAGACGAGTCTCTCGCATCACCAGAACTGGCACGTGAACTGCAAAATCATGTGAAGGAATGGACAGCACCTTACAAATATCCACGCAAAATCGAGTTTGTAACTGATCTGCCGAAAACAAACTCCGGTAAAATCCGCCGAATCGAGTTGCGTGAGCAGGAAAAACGCAAGGTTTAA
- a CDS encoding aminopeptidase, which translates to MSNFEQTFEKSLEQYAELVVKVGVNIQKGQDLLVTAPIETLEFTRLIVQKAYAAGAKYVQVDFDDDNITRSRFEHGSDDSFDYYPAWKAEMMEKFAEAGGATLTIKVPDPELYNGINSDNVSRATKAAAHARRGYSKYTRNHEISWCLIKAPTKAWANKVFADIPEEDRINVMWETIFKMNRVDGGDAIQNWKKHLDTLNAMSDLLNKKNYKSLHYRAPGTDLKIELVNNHIWGGGGSENKQGVYTVANMPTEEVFTMPKRSGVNGFVSSTMPLNLNGQLVDQMRITFKDGQVVAFTAASGEEHLKNLFATDEGARYLGEVALVPHDSPISNLNRIFYNTGIDENASCHLAVGSAYPFNMKDGTTMSNEELLKHECNVSLTHVDFMIGSAELDIDGELQDGTVEPVFRKGNWAF; encoded by the coding sequence ATGAGTAATTTTGAACAAACCTTTGAAAAATCGTTGGAACAATACGCAGAGCTGGTTGTCAAAGTCGGCGTAAATATTCAGAAAGGACAGGATCTGCTCGTAACGGCACCCATCGAAACATTGGAATTCACCCGTCTGATCGTACAAAAAGCGTATGCAGCTGGTGCCAAGTACGTACAGGTTGATTTTGATGATGACAATATTACACGCAGTCGTTTTGAACATGGTTCTGACGATAGCTTTGATTATTACCCCGCCTGGAAGGCGGAAATGATGGAGAAGTTTGCAGAAGCAGGCGGGGCTACCCTCACGATCAAAGTACCTGACCCTGAATTATACAACGGCATTAATTCCGACAACGTTTCGCGTGCAACCAAAGCGGCAGCTCATGCACGTCGCGGATATTCGAAATATACGCGTAACCACGAAATTAGCTGGTGTCTGATCAAAGCGCCAACCAAGGCGTGGGCGAACAAAGTGTTTGCCGACATTCCAGAGGAAGATCGCATTAACGTGATGTGGGAAACCATCTTCAAAATGAACCGTGTCGATGGCGGAGACGCTATTCAGAACTGGAAAAAACATTTGGACACCTTGAATGCCATGAGTGATTTGCTGAACAAGAAAAACTATAAAAGCCTGCACTACCGCGCACCCGGAACGGATTTGAAAATCGAGCTGGTGAACAACCACATCTGGGGTGGTGGCGGTAGCGAAAACAAGCAAGGTGTGTATACCGTTGCGAACATGCCGACAGAAGAAGTATTTACAATGCCGAAGCGCAGTGGAGTCAACGGATTTGTCAGCAGCACGATGCCGCTGAACCTGAATGGACAACTTGTAGACCAGATGAGAATTACGTTCAAGGATGGACAGGTTGTTGCGTTTACAGCAGCTTCGGGTGAAGAGCATCTGAAAAACCTGTTTGCCACCGATGAAGGTGCACGTTATCTTGGCGAAGTGGCCTTGGTGCCACATGATTCCCCAATTTCCAACTTGAATCGTATTTTCTATAATACCGGTATTGACGAGAATGCATCCTGCCATCTGGCCGTCGGAAGTGCATATCCATTTAATATGAAAGATGGTACGACGATGTCTAACGAGGAATTGCTGAAACATGAATGCAACGTTAGTCTGACCCATGTGGACTTTATGATCGGCTCTGCAGAGCTCGACATTGATGGTGAGTTGCAGGATGGTACGGTGGAACCTGTATTCCGCAAAGGGAACTGGGCATTTTAA